Proteins encoded together in one Impatiens glandulifera chromosome 1, dImpGla2.1, whole genome shotgun sequence window:
- the LOC124923140 gene encoding protein NRT1/ PTR FAMILY 2.7-like: MGSETDACNRGGWITIPFIAATLAGLTLAAGGWTSNLIVYLIHEYNVEKIDATQIGNVLNGCASMLPIVGAIIADSFIGCFSVIWISSLFSLLGIMLLTLTATINTLRPIPCVHDGPGLCGGPSKVQYAVLYIALAMAVIGVGGTRFTLATIGADQLDKPKHRQSFFNWFIFIIYISNLVSATFTVYVEDNVSWGLGFGLCLAVNLIGLALFLLGAKFYRHVKPKDGSPFVGLARVVVAAFSKRRESVSFDPERYYYFTQKYSQEELGGVEHFVTAPSSFFKFLNKAALKTEGDVKADGSIANPWKLCTVQQVEDLKVLIKLFPIWSSGIFLSIPLVIQLSLSTLQALSMDRHLGHQFKIPAGSMIVFILLSTCLTIILLDRLIYPLVENLIGRPSSSFERIGLGHVFCAMSMAVAALVESRRLKESAVKPNSMSVLWLAPQLILSGIGEAFHLPGSTGLFYQEFPDSLKSTATGALAMFIGLAFCLSTAIVGVLRRATEWLPNNIDHGRIDIVFWLLFGIGVLNFGYYLVGAHCYKYRLGNHMIHGSPSDHQVMIENINGDLDDQDSTRK; the protein is encoded by the exons ATGGGAAGCGAAACTGATGCATGCAATCGAGGAGGATGGATCACTATCCCTTTCATTGCAGCTACGTTGGCCGGATTGACTTTAGCAGCCGGAGGGTGGACGAGTAACCTGATAGTGTATTTGATTCACGAGTATAACGTGGAAAAAATCGACGCCACCCAGATCGGTAATGTCTTAAATGGCTGTGCCTCCATGCTACCCATCGTGGGAGCAATCATCGCCGACTCCTTTATCGGCTGCTTCTCTGTTATTTGGATCTCTTCTCTTTTCTCCTTACTA GGGATAATGCTTCTAACCTTAACCGCCACTATTAACACCTTGAGACCTATTCCATGTGTGCATGATGGTCCGGGCTTGTGTGGAGGCCCATCAAAAGTTCAATATGCTGTACTGTATATTGCTCTGGCTATGGCCGTCATAGGAGTGGGAGGAACACGGTTCACCTTGGCCACCATAGGGGCAGACCAGCTGGACAAACCTAAGCACCGACAGAGCTTCTTCAACTGGTTCATTTTCATCATATACATTTCCAATTTGGTGAGTGCAACCTTCACAGTATATGTAGAAGACAATGTAAGTTGGGGGCTGGGATTTGGGCTATGCCTTGCTGTGAATTTGATAGGCTTGGCCTTATTCTTGCTCGGTGCTAAATTTTACCGTCATGTTAAGCCGAAGGATGGAAGTCCCTTTGTGGGTTTGGCTCGTGTTGTGGTGGCGGCATTTAGTAAAAGACGAGAATCTGTTAGTTTTGATCCGGAAAGATACTACTATTTCACGCAGAAGTACAGTCAAGAGGAATTAGGAGGAGTCGAACACTTTGTGACTGCTCCATCTAGTTTCTTCAA ATTCCTAAATAAGGCAGCATTGAAAACAGAGGGAGATGTGAAGGCCGATGGCTCAATTGCAAACCCATGGAAGTTGTGTACAGTTCAACAAGTTGAAGATCTAAAGGTATTAATCAAGCTATTTCCTATATGGTCAAGTGGAATATTCTTAAGCATCCCATTAGTCATCCAACTGAGCCTATCCACCCTCCAAGCCCTATCCATGGACCGGCACCTTGGCCACCAATTCAAGATCCCAGCAGGGTCCATGATAGTGTTCATTCTCCTCTCCACCTGCCTCACCATAATCTTATTGGATCGCCTGATCTATCCTCTAGTAGAAAATCTCATCGGTCGTCCTTCTTCATCCTTCGAGAGAATTGGACTCGGCCACGTATTTTGCGCGATGAGCATGGCGGTTGCAGCATTGGTGGAGTCTAGGCGACTCAAAGAATCTGCGGTAAAGCCCAATAGCATGTCGGTTTTGTGGCTGGCACCACAACTGATTCTGTCAGGGATAGGAGAAGCATTCCATTTACCTGGAAGCACGGGATTGTTCTACCAGGAGTTTCCAGATTCATTAAAGAGTACAGCCACGGGTGCGTTGGCGATGTTCATTGGGCTCGCATTTTGCCTTAGCACAGCCATAGTGGGGGTTCTTAGGAGGGCGACTGAGTGGCTACCCAATAATATAGACCATGGTAGGATTGATATTGTTTTCTGGTTGTTGTTCGGGATTGGGGTGCTTAATTTTGGGTATTACTTGGTTGGTGCACACTGCTACAAATATAGATTGGGTAATCATATGATCCATGGCAGCCCAAGTGATCATCAGGTCATGATTGAGAACATTAATGGTGATCTTGATGATCAAGATTCAACCCGAAAATGA
- the LOC124923156 gene encoding uncharacterized protein LOC124923156: protein MALELNGVRSVLALARKGKEVVPLDLIQILGSKKTTKEAWDTLISCGPELNMFEKPNEGVEALGIRLAVIVNKLEVLGNLVSEHKALLKFLRRVSCTYKHMAMVIESLVDLKTLSIKELTGRLLVVEERGKLDDVRFSKFCEENNIKHNTTTSYTPQQNGIVERRNQIVVEMVHYLMKSMKIPDIYNPTNEVVNVKVFGLCILVVEELKSVDNELVNVYWKDAMEEEMKSIFENKTWELVSLPTSHRAIGLKWVFRVIKDPDDNIVKHNARLIAKGYA from the exons ATGGCATTAGAGTTGAACGGTGTTCGATCTGTTTTAGCATTggcaagaaaaggaaaagag GTAGTGCCACTAGATTTGATTCAAATCCTTGGAAGCAAAAAGACGACCAAGGAAGCATGGGACACACTAATATCATGCGGGCCGGAGTTGAACATGTTTGAGAAGCCAAA TGAGGGGGTGGAGGCTTTAGGCATTCGACTTGCGGTGATCGTCAACAAGCTCGAGGTGTTGGGCAATCTAGTGTCTGAGCATAAGGCATTGCTCAAATTCCTTCGTAGAGTGTCGTGTACATACAAGCATATGGCTATGGTGATTGAGTCACTCGTCGACCTGAAAACGTTATCCATTAAGGAACTCACAGGTCGGCTCCTAGTCGTAGAGGAGCGTGGAAAACTCGATGATGTTAGATTTTCTA AATTTTGCGAGGAGAACAACATTAAGCACAACACTACGACTTCCTACACACCACAACAAAATGGCATTGTAGAGAGGCGTAACCAGATAGTAGTAGAGATGGTACATTATCTTATGAAGTCAATGAAAATACCAG ACATCTACAATCCTACTAATGAGGTCGTTAATGTCAAAGTATTTGGACTTTGTATTTTGGTTGTTGAGGAGCTTAAAAGCGTGGACAATGAACTTGTTAATGTGTATTGGAAGGATGCCATGGAGGAAGAGATGAAGTCGATTTTTGAGAACAAGACATGGGAGCTTGTGTCACTTCCAACTAGTCATCGAGCCATCGGACTGAAATGGGTGTTCAGAGTTATAAAAGACCCCGATGACAACATCGTGAAGCACAATGCGAGACTCATCGCAAAAGGATATGCGTAG